The Streptomyces liliiviolaceus sequence ACCGTGGAGCGCGGGTTGAGGGAGGCGAAGGGGTCCTGGTAGACCATCTGCACCTTGCGGTAGAGGCCGGCCTGTCCGGTGCCCCGGCGGTGGTGGACGACCGGTTCGCCGTCGATGGCGACCGTGCCGGTGTCCGCCGGGGTGAGGCCGGCGAGGATGCGTACGAGGGTGGTCTTGCCCGATCCCGATTCGCCGACGATGCCCAGCGTGGTCCCCCTGCGCACCCGGAACGAGGCGTCGGCCACCGCGGTGACGGGCTCCGCGCCGCGGCGGGAGGTGAAGGTCCTGCCGACGCCCTCGGCCTCGACGACGACCGGGGAGTCCGCGGGCACGGTACGGGCGTACTCCAGCCGGGCGGTCGCGGCCTGCCGGCCCGAGAAGCCGAGCGAGGAGGACCGCAGCAGGTCCTCGGTGTAGGCGTCCGCGGGATCGGCGACGACCTCGTCGGTGCGCCCGCCGCGCACGATCCGTCCGTCCTTGACGACGGCGATGTCGTCGGCCCGCTCCGCGGCGACCCCCAGGTCGTGGGTGATGAGCAGGATTCCGAGACCGTCGCTCTCCACCAGGCTCGACAGGAGGTCGAGGATGGTCCGCTGCACCGTGACGTCGAGGGCGGTCGTGGGCTCGTCGGCGATCAGGAGCCGGGGCCTGGTGCTCATCGCGGCGGCGATCAGCACCCGCTGGCACATTCCGCCGGACAGCTCGTGCGGATAGCGGCCGTACAACCGTGCGGGGTCGCGCAGTCCGACCTTCGCGAACAGGTCGATGACCCGTTCGCGGCGCTCCGTGCGGGAGCCCAGGCCGTGGGCGCGCAGCGGTTCCCCGGCCTGGACGCCGACCGGCAGCAGGGGGTTGAGGCCCAGGAGCGCGTCCTGGGGTATGTAGCCGATCTCCTTGCCGCGCACGGCCCGGTAGCGCCGTTCGGACAGTCCGGTGAGGGTACGGCCGCCGAGGACGACCTCGCCCGCGGTGACCCGGCCGTTCTCGGCGAGGGTGCCGGTGACGATCCGGCCCAGGGTGGACTTCCCCGAACCGGACTCGCCGACGACGGCCCGGATCGAGCCGGCCGCGACGTCCAGGCTCACGCCGTCCAGCACGGGTACGGCGGCGCGGCCGGGGACGGTGAACTCGGCGCTCACGTCCCGCAGTCGCAACAACGGCGCGTCCTCCTCCACGGTCGACGGCACCTGTTCAGGCGACGACACGGGTCCTCCCTCGGTTGAACGACCTGCCGATGCGGTAGACCGCGAGAACGGTGAGTACGACGACCAGGCCGGGCAGCAGGCTCAGCCACCACTGGACGCCGATGAAGGTGCGTCCCTCGGCCACCAGGAGGCCCCACTCGGGTGTCGGCGGGGGCGCGCCGAGTCCCAGGAAGCTCAGCGCGGCGACGGTCAGGATCGCCGTGCCGATGTCCATGGTCGCCGCGGCCAGCACGGACCGGGACGCGTTGGGCACGACGTGCTTGAACAGGCGGCGGACATAGCCGTGCCCGGCGAAGACCGAGGCCTCGACGTACTTGGCGTTGCCGACCTTCAGCACCTCGGACCGCATCAGCCGGGCGAAGCCGGCCGTGCTGTTGATGCCGATGGCCACCGCGATGTTGAGCGTCCCGCGGCCCAGCGCGGAGATGATCGCGAGGGAGACGATCAGGCTCGGCACCGCCAGCATGATGTCGACGATCCGCATCAGGACGCTGTCGGTCCTGCCGCGCAGCGCGCCCGCGACGAGACCGATCAGCGAGCCGCTCACCAGACCGATGGCGACCGCGACGACCGCCGCCTGGAGCGACAGCCGGGTGCCCCACACCGTGCGGGTGAACTGGTCGCGGCCGAAGTCGTCGGTGCCGAAGAGATGGTCGGCGCCCGGCGCGAGCAGCATCTGCGAGCCGTCCTGCCGCAGCGGGTCGCCGGAGGCGAACAGGCCGGGGTGGATCGCGGCGAGCAGGACCACGGCGATCCACAGGTACGCGACGAGGAGTCCGGGTGAGCGCAGCAGCGCGGCCAGCCGGCGGCCGGCGTTCCCGGGCAGCCGCGGACGCCGCCCGGGCACCGCCGTGGGCGCCGCCGCTTCCTTGGCTTCGAGTGTCGTCATGTCATCCGTCCCACGAGATCCGCTTGTCGAGCAGCGGGTAGACCGCGTCGACGGCGAGGTTCACCACGACGAAGATCACCGCGCTCATCGTGACCGCGACCAGGACGACGGGCATGTCACGGCCGTCCACGGCGTCGACCACCAGCCGTCCCACGCCGAGCCGGGAGAACACCGTCTCCGTCAGGACCGTCCCGCCGACCATC is a genomic window containing:
- a CDS encoding dipeptide ABC transporter ATP-binding protein, translating into MSSPEQVPSTVEEDAPLLRLRDVSAEFTVPGRAAVPVLDGVSLDVAAGSIRAVVGESGSGKSTLGRIVTGTLAENGRVTAGEVVLGGRTLTGLSERRYRAVRGKEIGYIPQDALLGLNPLLPVGVQAGEPLRAHGLGSRTERRERVIDLFAKVGLRDPARLYGRYPHELSGGMCQRVLIAAAMSTRPRLLIADEPTTALDVTVQRTILDLLSSLVESDGLGILLITHDLGVAAERADDIAVVKDGRIVRGGRTDEVVADPADAYTEDLLRSSSLGFSGRQAATARLEYARTVPADSPVVVEAEGVGRTFTSRRGAEPVTAVADASFRVRRGTTLGIVGESGSGKTTLVRILAGLTPADTGTVAIDGEPVVHHRRGTGQAGLYRKVQMVYQDPFASLNPRSTVRAILDEPLRGHKYGTAQERARRITELLEVTGLPAELADRYTAELSGGQRQRVAIARALAPRPDVVVLDEPVSALDVTVQRQIIGLLDSLQRELGLTYVFISHDLGVIAEVSDEIVVLQHGHIVERGPALGVLTEPRTDYVKELLASIPGAAAPGPAAGAGSDPAVLVGPGGSATERNT
- a CDS encoding ABC transporter permease — translated: MTTLEAKEAAAPTAVPGRRPRLPGNAGRRLAALLRSPGLLVAYLWIAVVLLAAIHPGLFASGDPLRQDGSQMLLAPGADHLFGTDDFGRDQFTRTVWGTRLSLQAAVVAVAIGLVSGSLIGLVAGALRGRTDSVLMRIVDIMLAVPSLIVSLAIISALGRGTLNIAVAIGINSTAGFARLMRSEVLKVGNAKYVEASVFAGHGYVRRLFKHVVPNASRSVLAAATMDIGTAILTVAALSFLGLGAPPPTPEWGLLVAEGRTFIGVQWWLSLLPGLVVVLTVLAVYRIGRSFNRGRTRVVA